Proteins from a genomic interval of Sulfurimonas sp. HSL3-2:
- a CDS encoding metal ABC transporter permease — MFEYDFMQRAFIAGFIIATLASISGSFVVLKRYSMMTETLAHSALVGVAVGLFAGLSPLWMAVVMAIFSAWLIEYLRSTFHLYSDAILAIFLSGGLALAIIIVSLGGAFNNSLFSYLFGSILAVSDEDLVTMAIFGSIALVLLLGFSKELFFISYDEEVAQTSGIKVKMLNYLLVTIVAVIIALSIRVVGTLLIGALMVIPSIAALQYRQGFLKTVLISLAFALLSVVIGMTLSYYYSLPSGATIVMCVILFFVISLVVNKR, encoded by the coding sequence ATGTTTGAATACGATTTTATGCAAAGAGCGTTTATAGCCGGCTTTATTATTGCGACACTTGCGTCCATCAGCGGTTCGTTTGTCGTACTCAAACGCTATTCTATGATGACCGAGACGTTAGCGCACTCTGCACTTGTCGGTGTAGCCGTAGGACTTTTTGCAGGGCTTTCTCCACTTTGGATGGCTGTCGTGATGGCGATATTCAGTGCATGGCTGATAGAGTATCTAAGAAGTACGTTTCATCTTTATTCAGACGCGATACTTGCGATCTTTCTTTCAGGCGGACTGGCACTTGCTATCATTATAGTGTCGCTCGGCGGAGCGTTTAACAACTCGCTCTTTAGCTATCTCTTTGGTTCGATTCTGGCTGTGAGTGACGAGGATCTGGTCACTATGGCGATATTCGGTTCCATCGCGCTTGTTTTGTTGTTAGGATTTTCCAAAGAGCTTTTCTTTATATCCTATGATGAAGAGGTCGCACAAACAAGCGGCATAAAAGTAAAGATGCTGAACTATCTGCTTGTCACCATAGTCGCAGTGATCATCGCACTCTCTATCAGAGTCGTCGGTACACTTCTTATCGGTGCACTTATGGTGATCCCAAGTATTGCCGCACTTCAGTACAGACAGGGATTTTTAAAGACGGTTTTGATCTCTTTAGCTTTTGCACTTCTTTCAGTAGTGATCGGTATGACGCTTTCATACTATTATTCACTTCCGTCAGGTGCTACCATAGTCATGTGTGTGATCCTATTTTTTGTTATATCGTTGGTCGTAAATAAGAGATGA
- a CDS encoding metal ABC transporter ATP-binding protein, whose amino-acid sequence MKFEVPIFDVSSVGFRVNSQNILESLSLKIFSGEYDAIIGPNGGGKTTLIRLLLGLEKPTSGTIKIFGKRIEDFKNWDKIGYVPQRASHVDISFPATVLDVVKMGRTAKRGFFTRYSKEDAACVEDAMKKMDVLDIKDKMIGTLSGGQRQRVMIARALASKPEVLILDEPNTGVDVKSQQRFYELLRNLNKEEKITIIFITHDVGVIADDIKRLFTVNRRLLTCNDPKEAISCEDMSKLYGVDAHLLYHHHHHH is encoded by the coding sequence ATGAAGTTTGAAGTACCCATCTTTGATGTCTCATCAGTTGGGTTTAGGGTGAACTCGCAGAATATACTGGAGTCGCTTTCATTGAAGATCTTTTCCGGCGAATATGATGCTATCATCGGGCCAAACGGCGGCGGAAAGACTACTCTTATCCGTCTGCTTTTAGGTCTTGAAAAACCGACAAGCGGAACTATCAAGATATTCGGCAAAAGAATAGAAGATTTTAAAAACTGGGACAAGATAGGTTATGTTCCGCAGCGCGCTTCACATGTGGATATCAGTTTTCCTGCCACAGTGCTTGACGTCGTCAAGATGGGGAGAACGGCAAAAAGAGGTTTTTTTACAAGATACTCTAAAGAGGATGCCGCTTGCGTGGAAGATGCCATGAAGAAGATGGATGTCCTTGATATAAAAGACAAGATGATAGGTACGCTTTCAGGCGGACAAAGACAAAGAGTGATGATAGCACGTGCGCTTGCTTCAAAACCAGAAGTACTGATCCTCGATGAACCGAACACCGGAGTCGATGTAAAATCTCAGCAGAGGTTTTACGAACTTCTTAGAAACCTGAATAAAGAGGAAAAGATAACTATTATCTTTATCACTCACGATGTCGGAGTGATCGCAGACGACATCAAAAGACTTTTTACGGTAAACAGAAGACTGCTTACATGTAACGATCCTAAAGAAGCGATAAGCTGTGAAGATATGAGTAAGCTCTACGGCGTGGATGCACATCTTCTTTATCACCATCACCACCATCATTAA
- a CDS encoding methyltransferase domain-containing protein, giving the protein MKVSQEFSKYAREYPKFNQIQEEVAKKLITSLTPTGHFACKPKKILDLGCGSGAVYNLIDWELEKFIGVDFSHKMLELHPKAANVSCILGDFNDTALFESLLKEDFDYIVSASALQWAEDLEEVFKNIARFDLPFSLAIFTSGTFAAINKTAKIDPITPSKEKVIELAKQYLPADIEVVNYSLEFESVRDMFRYIKKSGVSAGRNVLDYKQTKKLMDEYPLNYLEFEVVYINSFSKA; this is encoded by the coding sequence ATGAAAGTTAGTCAAGAGTTTTCAAAGTACGCGCGAGAGTATCCTAAGTTCAACCAGATACAAGAGGAAGTCGCAAAAAAGCTTATAACATCCCTTACACCCACAGGGCACTTCGCATGTAAGCCTAAAAAGATTTTGGATCTTGGATGCGGAAGCGGGGCGGTCTATAATCTTATCGACTGGGAACTGGAAAAGTTTATCGGCGTCGATTTCTCTCACAAGATGTTAGAACTTCATCCAAAAGCTGCAAACGTCAGCTGTATCCTTGGAGACTTTAACGATACAGCCCTTTTTGAGAGTCTTTTAAAAGAGGATTTTGACTATATAGTATCGGCTTCTGCATTACAGTGGGCAGAGGATTTAGAGGAGGTGTTTAAAAACATCGCAAGATTTGATCTTCCATTCTCACTGGCTATCTTTACATCAGGGACATTCGCTGCTATAAACAAGACGGCAAAGATAGATCCGATAACGCCTTCAAAAGAGAAAGTCATAGAACTGGCAAAACAATACCTGCCCGCTGATATAGAGGTAGTGAACTACTCGCTAGAGTTTGAAAGTGTCCGTGATATGTTCAGGTATATTAAAAAAAGCGGGGTCAGTGCAGGGCGCAATGTGCTTGACTACAAACAGACTAAAAAACTTATGGATGAATATCCGTTAAATTATCTAGAGTTTGAAGTCGTTTATATAAACTCTTTCTCTAAAGCGTAA
- a CDS encoding Bax inhibitor-1/YccA family protein — MGLYDRDYARSTSFGFETARRTEAQTVSFVKETYKLFAASMLAAAVGAYVGIPFAGAVAANYWFIAIPWMLFGMFGLNMVKNKPGINMIALFAFTFASGVIITPLLSHILGMNGGGTLVANAFLMTSALFGALSFFAVKTTKDFTTYSKPLIIAFFVILAFSLINVFFIHSPAIFLFIQAAFLLVISVMVIHDTQNVINGAYETPMDGAIALYLDFFNLFITLLQLFGIFGSSDD; from the coding sequence ATGGGATTATATGATAGAGATTATGCAAGATCTACTTCATTTGGATTTGAAACTGCGCGTCGTACTGAAGCACAGACTGTCTCTTTTGTAAAAGAAACGTACAAACTGTTTGCGGCATCTATGCTTGCAGCAGCGGTCGGAGCGTATGTAGGTATTCCATTTGCAGGTGCAGTTGCAGCTAACTATTGGTTTATAGCTATCCCTTGGATGCTATTTGGAATGTTTGGTTTAAATATGGTTAAAAATAAACCGGGTATCAATATGATCGCACTTTTTGCGTTTACGTTTGCCAGCGGTGTTATCATAACCCCACTTTTAAGTCATATACTTGGAATGAACGGCGGCGGAACTTTAGTCGCAAATGCATTTTTAATGACATCTGCTCTTTTTGGAGCACTGAGCTTTTTTGCAGTTAAAACTACAAAAGACTTTACTACATATAGTAAGCCGTTGATCATAGCGTTCTTTGTTATTCTTGCATTTTCATTGATAAATGTATTTTTTATACACAGTCCGGCTATATTCTTGTTTATCCAAGCTGCGTTCCTGCTTGTTATCAGTGTAATGGTCATCCATGATACGCAAAACGTAATCAACGGTGCCTATGAAACACCTATGGACGGTGCGATCGCTTTATACTTGGATTTCTTTAATCTATTTATAACGCTTTTACAACTTTTTGGCATCTTCGGTTCAAGCGATGACTAA
- the ccoS gene encoding cbb3-type cytochrome oxidase assembly protein CcoS: MDSWVIAMMLGVSIFLGGIALVAFLWGIKSGQFDDEEKFLNAVKFDGEEELNDAVSQQKKRDELKKKHYTPE; encoded by the coding sequence ATGGATTCTTGGGTAATAGCAATGATGCTCGGCGTTTCAATATTTTTAGGCGGTATTGCACTCGTAGCTTTTTTATGGGGCATAAAAAGTGGACAGTTCGATGATGAAGAGAAGTTTTTAAATGCCGTCAAGTTCGACGGAGAAGAGGAACTTAACGACGCTGTATCACAGCAAAAAAAGCGTGACGAGCTAAAAAAGAAGCACTACACGCCTGAGTGA
- the frr gene encoding ribosome recycling factor, producing the protein MLNEIFNECETKMKKSIEHMMHDFKTLRTGKVTVQVLDNVKIDYYGTMTSLDQVGSVLATDATTIVINPWEKNLLGAIDSAIAKANIGVNPNNDGDTIKLFFPPMTVEQRQESAKQMKVMGENAKVAVRNDRRNANDKIKKLEKDKEITVDESKSAQDNVQKLTDKYIAEIDSILKNKEAEILKV; encoded by the coding sequence ATGTTAAACGAAATATTTAATGAATGTGAAACTAAAATGAAAAAAAGCATCGAACACATGATGCATGATTTCAAAACACTTCGTACTGGTAAAGTAACTGTTCAAGTTCTAGATAACGTTAAAATAGATTACTACGGCACAATGACTTCTCTTGACCAAGTCGGTTCTGTTTTAGCTACTGATGCTACTACTATCGTTATCAATCCTTGGGAAAAGAACCTTTTAGGAGCAATAGACAGCGCTATCGCAAAAGCAAACATCGGTGTAAATCCGAACAATGACGGTGATACTATCAAACTGTTTTTCCCGCCTATGACAGTTGAACAACGTCAAGAGAGCGCAAAACAGATGAAAGTTATGGGTGAAAATGCAAAAGTTGCTGTTAGAAATGACAGACGTAATGCAAACGATAAGATCAAAAAACTTGAAAAAGATAAAGAGATCACAGTTGATGAATCAAAATCTGCTCAAGACAATGTTCAAAAACTTACAGATAAATATATCGCTGAAATAGACTCGATTCTGAAAAACAAAGAAGCGGAGATCCTTAAAGTTTAA
- a CDS encoding heavy metal translocating P-type ATPase: MSDKVGCTHCHLEFNKDVMIVDGEKYFCCKGCQGVYHLLKDQGLENFYDKVGNTALTPPTKQYEDSANFNSPAFYDKFVTVNDDGFSEVSLIIEGIHCAACVWLNEKALHKMEGVISADINYTNNKAKIVWADDVLKLSSIIDMIRAIGYNAFPYDATLQEVRANKERQDYYLRMAVAIFATMNVMWIAVAQYAGYFTGITQDIKTILNIAEGFLATPVLFYSGWIFFRGAYFGIKTKAVNMDILVATGATLTYLYSIYITIFERGEAYFDSVTMIITFVLIGKFLEILSKKSVADTLDIMSNHIPSSIKVIEEGKIVSKNINDVQVADIIVVGSGERVALDGEVVSGEGNFDESNLTGESEPIYKQSGDKIISGTISIDADIKYKATKDFAHSTLSNLVSLLEGAMSKKPRIQQLANTLSEYFSAIILILAFVTFIVWWFWPHSFETSFMVGISVVIIACPCALALATPVATLVGLGIASKRGILFKQAAQLETMAKATTLVLDKTGTITQGRPKVVKEHVHSEFEKSFLYSLVQNSKHPVAKGVSEFIYEENIDHIELDSVKQIPALGISAILNGKKVIGGNAKLMQREGLEVDAKGEYSEFYFAYDGVVVAKYELFDVPRDDAKESIKAIKAQGIEVIMLTGDHKRSALKIAEDVGIDTVESELTPEGKSSYIDALHKNGKVVVMAGDGVNDILALATSDIGIAMGNGSDIAIDVSDVVLLNDSLKSLNDAFKVSKKTYFMIKQNLAISLLYNAITIPLAMAGYIIPLIAAISMSFSSLLVVGNSMRIRFGFRDK; encoded by the coding sequence TTGTCTGATAAAGTAGGTTGTACGCACTGTCATCTTGAATTCAACAAAGATGTGATGATAGTCGACGGTGAGAAATATTTTTGCTGTAAGGGATGCCAGGGTGTCTATCATCTGCTTAAAGACCAAGGACTTGAAAATTTTTATGACAAGGTCGGTAATACTGCACTGACTCCGCCTACTAAGCAGTATGAAGATTCAGCAAATTTCAACTCCCCCGCCTTTTATGATAAGTTTGTAACTGTCAATGATGACGGTTTTAGTGAAGTCTCTTTGATCATAGAGGGAATACACTGTGCTGCATGTGTCTGGTTGAATGAAAAAGCCCTGCATAAGATGGAGGGTGTGATCAGTGCTGATATCAATTATACAAACAATAAAGCTAAGATAGTTTGGGCAGATGATGTCTTGAAGCTCTCCTCTATCATAGACATGATACGTGCCATTGGTTATAACGCTTTCCCTTATGATGCAACCCTACAGGAAGTTAGAGCAAATAAAGAACGACAGGATTATTACCTGCGCATGGCAGTTGCAATATTTGCTACGATGAACGTTATGTGGATTGCGGTTGCTCAGTATGCAGGATATTTTACCGGCATAACGCAGGATATAAAAACGATTTTAAATATTGCAGAGGGTTTCCTTGCTACTCCTGTCCTTTTTTACAGTGGATGGATCTTTTTCAGGGGTGCATACTTCGGGATCAAGACAAAAGCTGTAAATATGGATATCTTAGTCGCTACAGGTGCGACTTTAACATATCTATACTCAATTTATATCACGATATTTGAGCGTGGTGAAGCATATTTTGACTCTGTAACTATGATCATTACCTTTGTCTTGATAGGAAAGTTCTTAGAGATCCTTAGCAAGAAAAGTGTTGCAGATACTTTAGATATTATGAGCAATCATATCCCTAGCAGTATAAAAGTGATTGAAGAGGGTAAGATCGTATCAAAAAATATTAACGATGTTCAAGTCGCTGATATCATCGTAGTCGGTTCAGGTGAGAGAGTTGCACTTGATGGTGAAGTAGTAAGCGGAGAGGGTAACTTTGACGAGTCGAATCTGACAGGTGAAAGTGAGCCGATCTATAAACAAAGCGGCGATAAGATAATAAGCGGAACTATCAGTATAGATGCAGATATCAAGTACAAAGCGACGAAAGACTTTGCCCATTCTACATTATCTAACCTTGTCTCTCTTTTAGAAGGGGCGATGAGTAAAAAGCCTCGCATTCAACAGCTGGCAAATACTCTGTCCGAATATTTTTCGGCGATAATCTTGATACTGGCATTTGTCACATTTATTGTCTGGTGGTTTTGGCCACATAGTTTTGAAACATCTTTTATGGTCGGTATCTCAGTGGTCATCATAGCTTGTCCGTGTGCACTGGCACTGGCAACTCCGGTAGCTACATTGGTCGGACTAGGGATAGCGTCAAAACGAGGGATTCTTTTTAAACAGGCTGCACAGTTGGAGACCATGGCAAAAGCTACCACGCTTGTTTTAGATAAGACGGGAACGATCACTCAAGGCAGACCCAAAGTCGTTAAAGAACATGTCCATAGTGAGTTTGAGAAGTCTTTTCTTTACTCTTTAGTTCAAAACTCTAAACACCCTGTAGCTAAAGGTGTCAGCGAGTTTATATATGAAGAGAATATAGATCATATAGAACTTGATAGTGTCAAACAGATTCCGGCACTTGGAATAAGTGCTATATTGAACGGCAAAAAAGTAATAGGCGGTAATGCAAAGTTGATGCAAAGGGAAGGCTTAGAAGTGGATGCAAAAGGTGAATACAGTGAGTTTTACTTTGCATATGACGGAGTTGTCGTCGCCAAGTATGAACTCTTCGATGTTCCAAGAGATGATGCGAAAGAAAGCATTAAAGCCATAAAAGCTCAAGGTATAGAAGTGATCATGCTGACGGGTGATCATAAGAGAAGCGCACTAAAGATCGCAGAAGATGTAGGTATAGACACAGTAGAATCGGAACTGACTCCAGAGGGAAAATCATCATATATCGATGCTCTGCACAAAAATGGAAAAGTCGTTGTTATGGCAGGGGACGGTGTGAATGACATACTCGCACTTGCGACTTCTGATATCGGTATTGCAATGGGCAATGGCAGTGATATTGCAATAGATGTGAGTGATGTCGTACTGCTTAATGATTCATTGAAAAGTCTTAACGATGCATTTAAAGTATCTAAAAAGACATATTTTATGATAAAACAAAACTTGGCTATCTCTCTTTTATATAATGCGATAACTATTCCGCTTGCAATGGCCGGCTATATCATACCATTAATAGCCGCTATCTCTATGTCGTTTAGTTCACTGCTTGTCGTGGGTAATTCCATGAGAATACGTTTTGGTTTTCGAGATAAATAA
- the pyrE gene encoding orotate phosphoribosyltransferase — protein MDVKKIYMDANALLEGHFKLSSGNHSQFYLQSAKVLEDPKTANLLATALAKQIKESGLEIDTVCAPALGGLIAGYALAQALDCRYIFAERVNGEMSIRRGFEVSEGEKVLMCEDIITTGGSAMEAAAVVESLGGKIVGVAALANRGFCKREHSDVVTKPNCKLPQDIPFFALADFTFEMYAPDACPLCKDGSEAIKPGSRGN, from the coding sequence ATGGATGTCAAAAAAATCTATATGGACGCAAATGCTCTTTTAGAGGGCCACTTCAAACTAAGCTCTGGAAATCACTCCCAGTTTTATTTACAATCAGCAAAGGTCTTAGAAGACCCTAAGACTGCAAATCTTTTAGCTACAGCACTGGCTAAACAGATAAAAGAGAGCGGTTTAGAGATAGATACGGTCTGTGCACCTGCACTTGGCGGACTGATCGCAGGATACGCTCTTGCTCAGGCACTTGACTGCAGATACATCTTTGCTGAACGCGTTAACGGAGAGATGAGCATCCGCCGCGGTTTTGAAGTAAGCGAAGGTGAAAAAGTCCTTATGTGTGAAGATATCATAACAACAGGCGGTTCAGCGATGGAAGCTGCAGCAGTGGTTGAATCTCTCGGCGGGAAGATCGTAGGTGTCGCAGCACTGGCGAACCGCGGTTTTTGTAAACGTGAGCACAGCGATGTTGTGACAAAACCAAACTGTAAACTGCCTCAAGATATCCCGTTCTTCGCACTTGCAGACTTTACATTCGAGATGTATGCACCTGATGCATGTCCTCTTTGTAAAGATGGAAGCGAAGCTATAAAACCGGGTTCACGCGGGAACTAA
- a CDS encoding thiamine-phosphate pyrophosphorylase, with protein MTNELTPDLFRVCDANLNRLKEGIRVVEDIARYRDNNKELSLKLKELRHLARVDDLKPLLNGRDSVNDVLRPSTSSEMNRETLQNIITANFKRAQESSRVLEEIYKLVDADLSENFKHIRYTLYALEKEFI; from the coding sequence ATGACTAATGAACTTACACCCGATCTTTTTCGGGTGTGTGATGCAAATCTCAACCGTTTAAAAGAGGGAATACGTGTCGTCGAAGATATCGCAAGATACAGAGACAACAACAAAGAGCTCTCTTTAAAACTAAAAGAGCTACGCCATCTGGCCAGAGTAGATGATCTTAAACCGTTACTAAACGGAAGAGACAGCGTAAACGATGTCCTGCGTCCCTCGACCTCATCAGAGATGAACAGAGAGACTTTGCAAAACATAATAACTGCAAACTTTAAAAGAGCACAGGAATCGTCCCGCGTCTTAGAAGAGATCTATAAACTGGTAGATGCAGATCTTTCAGAAAACTTCAAACATATAAGATATACTCTTTACGCTTTAGAGAAAGAGTTTATATAA
- a CDS encoding metal ABC transporter substrate-binding protein, with translation MKSIKTVSILLVLLLAAFVYYSLHVSPETDEKAVAADESKSRPLVALSTYALYDAAKNIAGESIECFCVLPYGVEVHDFEPTPKIMARLHDADLVVFSGAGLQPWTHTFEDEKNGLDMSEYMKLLDAAHHDDDEEEAGHQHESQFDPHYWLDTDNMIAAVNVLKEKFTKLLPANKELYSANAEAYIAKLKTIDTQYRQKMLTCKIDTIVVDHNAFSYLAQKYGFHVESISGLSPDAEPSAKVMGSIIDKVKENNITTIFFESFASDKVINAIATDAKVKVDFLQPIANITKDELQNGSTYYSLMMQNLEKISKARECR, from the coding sequence ATGAAAAGTATCAAAACTGTATCGATTCTATTGGTATTGCTTTTAGCGGCTTTTGTATATTACAGCTTACATGTAAGCCCAGAAACAGATGAGAAGGCAGTTGCTGCAGATGAGTCTAAATCAAGACCGCTGGTAGCTCTTAGTACTTACGCTCTTTACGATGCTGCGAAAAATATTGCAGGTGAGAGTATAGAGTGTTTCTGCGTTCTACCATATGGCGTAGAGGTTCATGATTTCGAACCTACTCCAAAGATCATGGCAAGACTTCATGACGCGGACCTTGTCGTTTTCAGCGGTGCAGGACTTCAGCCTTGGACTCATACTTTTGAAGATGAGAAAAATGGGCTGGATATGAGCGAGTACATGAAACTTTTAGATGCTGCACACCATGATGATGACGAGGAAGAAGCAGGTCATCAGCATGAGTCGCAGTTCGATCCTCATTACTGGCTTGACACGGACAATATGATAGCAGCCGTCAATGTTCTAAAAGAGAAGTTTACAAAGTTATTGCCGGCGAACAAAGAGCTGTACAGTGCAAACGCAGAGGCATACATCGCAAAACTAAAAACGATAGATACTCAGTACAGACAAAAGATGCTTACATGTAAGATAGACACGATAGTGGTCGATCATAACGCATTTTCCTATCTGGCTCAAAAATACGGTTTTCATGTCGAGTCTATCAGCGGGCTTTCTCCTGATGCAGAACCGAGTGCAAAAGTGATGGGAAGTATCATCGATAAAGTAAAAGAAAACAATATCACTACGATATTTTTTGAGTCGTTTGCAAGTGACAAAGTCATAAATGCTATAGCGACAGACGCAAAAGTAAAGGTAGATTTTCTTCAACCTATTGCCAACATAACAAAAGATGAACTACAAAACGGCAGTACCTACTATTCATTGATGATGCAAAACCTGGAGAAGATATCAAAGGCGAGAGAGTGCCGATGA
- a CDS encoding asparaginase domain-containing protein encodes MKILNTGGTFNKRYNELNGHMEVPFDNDALDVMMSSFIESIDMAGVLYKDSLEFTTEDRKMLANIIHADEEKVFIIIHGTDTMELTAEFLETVFDDRIIILTGAMKPFEIDKVEASVNFGMAVGYAKCCKQNGVYICMNGEILPYKELSKNRSLGKFEIV; translated from the coding sequence ATGAAGATACTAAACACCGGTGGTACATTTAACAAGCGTTATAATGAGTTAAACGGACATATGGAAGTACCGTTTGATAATGATGCTCTAGATGTGATGATGAGCAGTTTTATAGAGTCTATCGATATGGCCGGAGTACTTTATAAAGATAGTCTGGAATTTACCACGGAAGATAGAAAGATGCTTGCAAATATCATCCATGCAGATGAAGAGAAAGTCTTTATAATTATTCATGGGACAGATACGATGGAGCTTACTGCCGAATTCTTAGAAACAGTATTTGACGACAGGATCATCATATTGACAGGAGCGATGAAACCGTTTGAGATAGATAAGGTAGAAGCGAGTGTGAATTTCGGTATGGCTGTGGGATATGCGAAGTGCTGTAAACAAAACGGTGTCTATATCTGCATGAACGGAGAGATACTCCCATATAAAGAGTTATCGAAAAACAGATCTCTCGGAAAGTTTGAAATTGTCTGA
- the gmhB gene encoding D-glycero-beta-D-manno-heptose 1,7-bisphosphate 7-phosphatase: MANKALFLDRDGVINKEINYLHKIEDFEFIEGIFDLCRYFQEKGYLIIVVTNQSGIARGYYSHEQFDILTSWMTAEFAKNNIIVDKVYYCPHHPDISGVCECRKPDIGMFIEAQKEFDIDLKNSIMVGDNERDIEAALKAGVESTYFFDEYNEVTDSKAVKIVHKLEEIYR, encoded by the coding sequence ATGGCTAATAAAGCACTTTTTCTTGATCGTGATGGAGTTATAAACAAAGAGATTAATTATCTGCACAAGATAGAGGATTTTGAGTTTATAGAGGGGATATTTGATCTTTGCCGTTATTTTCAAGAGAAAGGTTATCTGATTATAGTCGTTACTAATCAATCAGGAATCGCTAGAGGTTATTATTCACATGAACAGTTTGATATTCTGACATCATGGATGACAGCAGAGTTTGCAAAAAATAATATAATAGTAGATAAAGTTTATTATTGTCCTCATCATCCAGATATAAGTGGTGTGTGTGAATGCAGAAAACCGGATATAGGGATGTTTATTGAGGCGCAAAAAGAGTTTGATATCGATTTGAAAAACTCTATAATGGTCGGAGATAACGAAAGGGACATCGAAGCTGCTTTAAAAGCTGGAGTAGAGAGTACATACTTTTTTGATGAATATAACGAAGTCACAGATTCAAAAGCTGTAAAAATAGTTCATAAATTGGAAGAGATATACAGATGA
- the secG gene encoding preprotein translocase subunit SecG: protein MTTSFLLIVQIVLVVAIVIVVLLQKSSSIGLGAYSGSNESVFGAKGPGSFLAKATFVIGFLFLVNTIALGYFYSQAKSESVVDTVKESNVIEAPVAPAAVKETNSTK, encoded by the coding sequence ATGACTACAAGCTTTTTGCTTATTGTTCAGATTGTACTCGTGGTTGCAATCGTGATCGTTGTACTTTTACAAAAAAGTTCTAGTATTGGACTAGGTGCATACAGCGGCTCAAACGAGTCTGTTTTTGGAGCTAAAGGACCGGGTAGCTTTTTAGCTAAAGCTACTTTTGTCATCGGTTTTCTATTTTTAGTAAACACTATCGCTCTTGGGTATTTTTACTCTCAAGCTAAAAGCGAATCGGTAGTCGATACGGTAAAAGAAAGCAATGTTATCGAAGCTCCTGTTGCGCCTGCTGCAGTAAAAGAAACAAACTCTACAAAATAA
- the gmhA gene encoding D-sedoheptulose 7-phosphate isomerase gives MKEYIKNQIRSSYETKQKIYENEALIDIIEKVASKCVEIYKNGKKTIIAGNGGSAADAQHIAAELVGRYGFDRPSLPSLALTTDTSNLTAIGNDYGYDKVFSRQLEGMGQEGDIFIGISTSGNSVNIINAFESAKEKGIMTVALTGRDGGKMAQMADIAIVVPSNDTPRIQESHILIGHILCDIIEKEIFSDGVK, from the coding sequence ATGAAAGAATATATAAAAAATCAGATCAGATCTTCATATGAGACAAAGCAGAAAATATATGAGAACGAAGCACTTATAGATATAATTGAAAAAGTCGCTTCTAAGTGTGTGGAGATCTATAAAAACGGTAAAAAGACTATCATCGCCGGTAACGGTGGAAGTGCTGCAGATGCTCAGCATATTGCAGCAGAACTTGTTGGACGTTACGGTTTTGACAGGCCTTCTTTGCCATCGCTTGCACTTACTACCGATACATCTAACCTTACGGCGATCGGTAATGATTACGGGTATGATAAAGTCTTTTCTCGTCAGTTAGAAGGTATGGGACAAGAGGGTGATATTTTTATCGGTATCTCTACATCTGGGAACTCTGTAAATATTATTAATGCATTTGAGAGTGCAAAAGAGAAAGGGATCATGACTGTTGCATTAACAGGTCGTGATGGAGGAAAAATGGCCCAGATGGCTGACATAGCTATAGTGGTGCCGTCAAATGACACTCCGCGTATTCAAGAATCACACATCTTAATCGGTCATATTCTATGTGATATTATTGAAAAAGAGATCTTTTCGGATGGTGTAAAGTAA